A region of Salvelinus namaycush isolate Seneca chromosome 9, SaNama_1.0, whole genome shotgun sequence DNA encodes the following proteins:
- the mt2 gene encoding metallothionein-2, translated as MDPCECSKTGSCNCGGSCKCSNCACTSCKKASCCDCCPSGCSKCASGCVCKGKTCDTSCCQ; from the exons ATGGATCCTTGTGAATGCTCCAAAA CTGGATCTTGCAACTGCGGTGGATCCTGCAAGTGCTCCAACTGCGCATGCACCAGTTGTAAGAAAGCAA GTTGCTGCGACTGCTGTCCCTCCGGCTGCAGCAAGTGTGCCTCAGGCTGCGTGTGCAAGGGCAAGACTTGTGATACCAGCTGTTGTCAGTAA